In the Primulina eburnea isolate SZY01 unplaced genomic scaffold, ASM2296580v1 ctg739_ERROPOS11973397, whole genome shotgun sequence genome, one interval contains:
- the LOC140821859 gene encoding aspartyl protease family protein 1-like isoform X2, with protein MHLHYAVVAVGTPKVSFIVALDTGSDLFWLPCACTRCARSWNSTNGPVTLNQYSLNASSSSEVVPCNSRSCGLNRGCLVNLNACAYKEEYLSSNTSSAGILVDDVLHLATADGARLPVQAPITLGCGIVQTGDFLENAAPNGLFGLGMDNVSVPSTLASKGITSNSFSMCFSPDGLGRIEFGDKGSSDQKTTPFNLRQLHPTYDVTVTQLTVGKQIVDVEFSAIFDTGTSFTYLNDPAYSAIADSFNSQITDEPRYVPQTKLIFDYCYRLSATQNSYLYPRLNLTMKGGNPFYITAPTIVIPTREGGHAFCLAMVKSENVNIIGQNFMSGYRLTFDREDMVLGWKEANCYDSRNNGSPTVPVNNGNSTNTPTPPSVLEPQPRPNRTRSSSPPPPPPPPPRLLFGSSNTGRSSSSFMDKFLLAIFSLVFHHCFIVS; from the exons aTGCA CTTGCACTACGCAGTTGTTGCTGTGGGTACCCCGAAAGTGAGCTTTATCGTAGCACTCGACACCGGCAGCGACCTCTTCTGGTTGCCATGTGCGTGTACTCGTTGTGCACGTTCCTGGAACTCGACCAACGGACCG GTTACTCTGAACCAATATAGTCTTAATGCATCATCAAGTAGCGAGGTCGTGCCGTGTAACAGCCGTTCGTGCGGACTGAACAGAGGGTGCTTGGTTAATCTCAATGCTTGCGCCTATAAAGAGGAATATCTTTCGAGCAACACGTCTTCTGCCGGTATATTGGTAGATGATGTGTTGCATTTGGCTACGGCCGACGGTGCTCGACTACCCGTTCAAGCCCCAATCACATTAGG ATGTGGCATAGTTCAAACCGGTGATTTCTTGGAAAACGCTGCTCCTAATGGTCTATTCGGGCTTGGAATGGACAATGTATCTGTTCCTAGCACTTTAGCCAGCAAAGGGATTACGTCAAATTCTTTTTCCATGTGTTTCAGCCCAGATGGACTTGGAAGAATCGAATTCGGTGATAAAGGGAGTTCGGATCAGAAAACAACTCCATTCAATCTTCGACAATTACA CCCGACTTACGACGTCACCGTGACACAATTAACCGTGGGGAAACAGATCGTCGATGTCGAGTTCTCAGCAATCTTTGATACAGGCACCTCGTTTACATACTTGAATGACCCTGCATACTCAGCTATAGCAGATAGC TTTAATTCTCAGATAACCGACGAACCACGCTACGTCCCACAAACCAAGCTTATTTTCGACTATTGTTATCGACTTAG TGCAACACAAAATAGCTATCTCTATCCGAGGTTGAACTTGACCATGAAAGGTGGAAACCCGTTCTACATTACCGCACCAACGATTGTGATTCCCACCAGG GAGGGTGGGCATGCTTTCTGTTTGGCTATGGTCAAAAGTGAGAATGTTAACATCATCGGAC AGAATTTCATGAGTGGATACCGCTTAACCTTTGATCGTGAGGACATGGTTCTGGGGTGGAAAGAAGCAAACT GTTATGATTCAAGAAACAACGGATCACCCACCGTACCAGTAAACAATGGCAACTCAACTAACACGCCGACGCCGCCTTCTGTCTTGGAGCCTCAACCTAGGCCTAACAGAACTCGTTCCTCTTCACCGCCACCaccgccaccaccaccaccgaGGTTGTTGTTTGGTAGCAGTAACACGGGCAGGAGCTCAAGTTCTTTCATGGacaaattccttcttgccataTTTTCCCTTGTTTTCCATCACTGTTTCATTGTTTCTTGA
- the LOC140821859 gene encoding aspartyl protease family protein 1-like isoform X1 — protein sequence MMNMCRNSMAKNFVLIALIVVFINTSRSEAFGTTFGLDIHHRYSETVKGFLDLNGLPEKDSLEYFAAMAHRDQFFKTRHLHRRNLAETDPPATPLTFSSGNSTYLLSSLGFLHYAVVAVGTPKVSFIVALDTGSDLFWLPCACTRCARSWNSTNGPVTLNQYSLNASSSSEVVPCNSRSCGLNRGCLVNLNACAYKEEYLSSNTSSAGILVDDVLHLATADGARLPVQAPITLGCGIVQTGDFLENAAPNGLFGLGMDNVSVPSTLASKGITSNSFSMCFSPDGLGRIEFGDKGSSDQKTTPFNLRQLHPTYDVTVTQLTVGKQIVDVEFSAIFDTGTSFTYLNDPAYSAIADSFNSQITDEPRYVPQTKLIFDYCYRLSATQNSYLYPRLNLTMKGGNPFYITAPTIVIPTREGGHAFCLAMVKSENVNIIGQNFMSGYRLTFDREDMVLGWKEANCYDSRNNGSPTVPVNNGNSTNTPTPPSVLEPQPRPNRTRSSSPPPPPPPPPRLLFGSSNTGRSSSSFMDKFLLAIFSLVFHHCFIVS from the exons ATGATGAATATGTGTCGTAATTCAATGGCCAAGAATTTTGTTTTGATAGCATTGATTGTGGTTTTTATTAATACGAGTCGAAGTGAGGCATTCGGGACCACCTTTGGGCTTGATATACACCACAGATATTCTGAAACTGTGAAGGGATTTTTGGATTTAAATGGGTTGCCGGAGAAGGATAGCCTTGAGTACTTCGCAGCCATGGCCCACCGTGATCAGTTCTTCAAGACCCGCCACCTTCACCGCCGCAACCTGGCGGAAACAGATCCTCCGGCTACCCCTCTCACTTTCTCGTCGGGAAACTCTACTTACCTTCTCAGCTCTCTGGGATT CTTGCACTACGCAGTTGTTGCTGTGGGTACCCCGAAAGTGAGCTTTATCGTAGCACTCGACACCGGCAGCGACCTCTTCTGGTTGCCATGTGCGTGTACTCGTTGTGCACGTTCCTGGAACTCGACCAACGGACCG GTTACTCTGAACCAATATAGTCTTAATGCATCATCAAGTAGCGAGGTCGTGCCGTGTAACAGCCGTTCGTGCGGACTGAACAGAGGGTGCTTGGTTAATCTCAATGCTTGCGCCTATAAAGAGGAATATCTTTCGAGCAACACGTCTTCTGCCGGTATATTGGTAGATGATGTGTTGCATTTGGCTACGGCCGACGGTGCTCGACTACCCGTTCAAGCCCCAATCACATTAGG ATGTGGCATAGTTCAAACCGGTGATTTCTTGGAAAACGCTGCTCCTAATGGTCTATTCGGGCTTGGAATGGACAATGTATCTGTTCCTAGCACTTTAGCCAGCAAAGGGATTACGTCAAATTCTTTTTCCATGTGTTTCAGCCCAGATGGACTTGGAAGAATCGAATTCGGTGATAAAGGGAGTTCGGATCAGAAAACAACTCCATTCAATCTTCGACAATTACA CCCGACTTACGACGTCACCGTGACACAATTAACCGTGGGGAAACAGATCGTCGATGTCGAGTTCTCAGCAATCTTTGATACAGGCACCTCGTTTACATACTTGAATGACCCTGCATACTCAGCTATAGCAGATAGC TTTAATTCTCAGATAACCGACGAACCACGCTACGTCCCACAAACCAAGCTTATTTTCGACTATTGTTATCGACTTAG TGCAACACAAAATAGCTATCTCTATCCGAGGTTGAACTTGACCATGAAAGGTGGAAACCCGTTCTACATTACCGCACCAACGATTGTGATTCCCACCAGG GAGGGTGGGCATGCTTTCTGTTTGGCTATGGTCAAAAGTGAGAATGTTAACATCATCGGAC AGAATTTCATGAGTGGATACCGCTTAACCTTTGATCGTGAGGACATGGTTCTGGGGTGGAAAGAAGCAAACT GTTATGATTCAAGAAACAACGGATCACCCACCGTACCAGTAAACAATGGCAACTCAACTAACACGCCGACGCCGCCTTCTGTCTTGGAGCCTCAACCTAGGCCTAACAGAACTCGTTCCTCTTCACCGCCACCaccgccaccaccaccaccgaGGTTGTTGTTTGGTAGCAGTAACACGGGCAGGAGCTCAAGTTCTTTCATGGacaaattccttcttgccataTTTTCCCTTGTTTTCCATCACTGTTTCATTGTTTCTTGA
- the LOC140822237 gene encoding uncharacterized protein, producing the protein MSVEFVDGQTVVDFVNDSEAFEKCVNEKFETLDSDRDGVLSRDELQKRIGKLSSTELELQSRDEIASLYDVLFDKFDESQSGSIDRKGFVNLAREIMLAKARGIGNSPVSIILQEDSLLMKAVLRAKA; encoded by the coding sequence ATGAGCGTTGAATTTGTGGACGGCCAGACGGTTGTGGATTTCGTGAACGATTCCGAGGCTTTCGAGAAATGCGTGAATGAGAAATTCGAAACGCTCGATTCCGATCGGGACGGCGTTCTCTCGCGCGACGAGCTTCAGAAACGGATCGGGAAGCTCTCGTCCACTGAGCTGGAGCTGCAGTCGAGGGATGAGATCGCGAGCCTCTACGACGTCTTGTTCGACAAATTCGACGAGAGCCAGAGCGGATCCATCGATCGAAAAGGATTCGTGAATTTGGCGAGGGAGATCATGCTTGCCAAAGCGCGAGGAATCGGGAATTCGCCTGTTTCGATTATCCTGCAGGAAGATAGTTTGCTCATGAAAGCTGTTCTACGCGCCAAGGCATGA